One Nostoc sp. UHCC 0302 DNA window includes the following coding sequences:
- a CDS encoding glycosyltransferase family 2 protein, protein MPANSWPEDNSYQELDPLNSLLSDLSADEELVLDTNPVSVASRFQGRRRKAALVLTIVWSSTIALHLVSWSFIFILGLTTVLGFHALVVIFTKPRHYPKEIQGDLPSVSVLVAAKNEEAVITKLVNNLCQLEYPNGEYEVWIIDDNSTDSTPELLAALEQKYDKLKVLRRSAEATGGKSGALNQVLPLTKGEIIAVFDADAQVTSDLLLQVIPIFQREKVGAVQVRKAIANAKENFWTKGQMAEMALDTWFQQQRTALGGIGELRGNGQFVRRKALESFGGWNEETITDDLDLTIRLHLQKWDIECVFFPAVQEEGVTRAIALWHQRNRWAEGGYQRYLDYWNLILKNRMGTRKSWDLLMFLLIMYILPTAAVPDLLMAIARHRPPILSPITGLSVSMSMIGMFTGLRRIRQDQKFQISTYFLLLLQTLRGNLYMLHWLVVMSSTTARMSFRPKRLKWVKTVHTGNGH, encoded by the coding sequence ATGCCAGCGAATTCCTGGCCCGAAGACAATTCTTATCAAGAGCTTGACCCGCTCAACTCCTTATTGTCTGACCTATCGGCAGATGAGGAGTTAGTGTTAGATACAAATCCTGTATCTGTAGCATCCCGGTTTCAAGGTCGTAGACGTAAAGCAGCTCTAGTTTTGACTATTGTCTGGAGTAGCACGATCGCGCTGCATTTAGTTTCGTGGAGTTTTATATTCATACTGGGACTAACCACTGTCTTAGGTTTTCACGCCTTAGTGGTGATATTTACCAAGCCTCGCCACTATCCAAAAGAAATACAGGGAGATTTGCCTTCTGTATCTGTTTTAGTGGCTGCGAAAAATGAGGAAGCGGTAATTACAAAATTAGTCAATAATCTTTGTCAATTGGAATATCCCAATGGAGAATACGAAGTATGGATAATTGACGACAACAGCACTGATAGCACACCAGAGTTATTAGCAGCACTAGAGCAGAAATACGACAAACTCAAAGTACTCAGACGTTCAGCAGAAGCTACTGGCGGCAAGTCAGGGGCCTTAAATCAGGTACTGCCTTTGACAAAGGGCGAAATTATTGCAGTATTTGATGCTGATGCCCAAGTGACATCAGACTTGTTGTTACAAGTAATACCTATATTTCAAAGAGAAAAGGTAGGGGCGGTACAAGTACGAAAAGCGATCGCCAACGCCAAAGAGAATTTTTGGACTAAGGGTCAAATGGCGGAAATGGCACTTGATACTTGGTTTCAACAACAGCGGACTGCTCTTGGTGGCATTGGCGAATTACGAGGTAACGGTCAATTTGTCCGACGCAAAGCTTTGGAAAGCTTCGGAGGATGGAATGAAGAAACCATTACCGATGATTTGGATTTAACAATCCGTTTACATTTGCAAAAATGGGATATTGAGTGTGTATTTTTCCCAGCGGTGCAGGAAGAAGGAGTGACCAGAGCGATCGCACTCTGGCATCAGCGTAACCGTTGGGCAGAAGGCGGATATCAGCGCTATTTAGATTACTGGAATCTAATTCTCAAAAACCGCATGGGTACGCGGAAAAGCTGGGATTTGCTGATGTTTTTGCTGATTATGTATATCCTGCCTACAGCAGCAGTACCAGATTTATTGATGGCGATCGCTCGGCATCGTCCACCAATATTAAGTCCGATAACTGGCTTGTCAGTTTCCATGTCAATGATTGGAATGTTTACAGGTCTGAGGCGGATTCGTCAAGACCAAAAATTCCAGATTTCTACGTATTTTCTGTTACTCTTGCAGACTTTACGTGGCAATTTATATATGTTGCACTGGTTAGTAGTTATGAGTAGTACTACTGCCCGGATGTCGTTTAGACCAAAGCGTCTGAAATGGGTGAAAACTGTACATACCGGGAATGGGCATTAG
- a CDS encoding MAPEG family protein: MTIFLYAIAAAAVLIYLPFLVVGYARARVGYDISAPRAMFDKLPPYAQRATWAHQNSFEAFMVFAAAALMAYVTGVNSSIAASAAIAFVAARLLYSIFYIVNIPLLRSLMFAIGSLGSGTLIFLSIIQATS, encoded by the coding sequence ATGACTATTTTTTTGTACGCGATCGCTGCTGCTGCCGTTCTAATTTATCTACCGTTTTTGGTGGTAGGTTATGCGCGGGCGCGTGTTGGCTACGATATCTCTGCTCCTCGCGCAATGTTTGATAAATTGCCACCATATGCCCAACGAGCGACCTGGGCGCATCAAAACTCCTTTGAAGCGTTTATGGTTTTTGCAGCAGCAGCATTGATGGCATACGTAACTGGTGTGAATTCTTCCATAGCAGCCTCCGCTGCGATCGCCTTTGTAGCAGCCCGTTTGCTATACTCGATTTTTTATATTGTGAATATACCCCTTTTACGCTCACTGATGTTTGCCATTGGCTCCCTTGGCTCTGGCACTCTCATCTTTTTGAGCATCATCCAAGCTACTAGTTAA
- a CDS encoding glutathione S-transferase family protein, with amino-acid sequence MLKLYGGVRSRASIVHWYLEELQVPYEFIKLDLQAGEHRQPEFLAINPFGKVPAIVDGDFQLWESGAILLYLADKYSKNPLSPEQSAVYAQWVLFANATLGPGIFQEASREAETPRLLTPLNEILDRQPFLLGNEFSVADVAVGSILNYISMLLKLDLSPYPAVLNYIKLLSERPAFQKSIGGRA; translated from the coding sequence ATGTTGAAACTTTATGGTGGCGTTCGTAGTCGAGCGTCAATTGTTCATTGGTATTTAGAGGAACTACAAGTTCCTTACGAATTTATCAAGCTCGATTTGCAGGCTGGTGAACACCGCCAGCCTGAGTTTTTGGCAATTAACCCTTTTGGTAAAGTTCCAGCAATTGTTGATGGAGATTTTCAGCTTTGGGAATCAGGGGCAATTTTGCTGTATCTTGCCGATAAATACAGCAAAAACCCACTTTCACCAGAGCAAAGTGCTGTATATGCTCAATGGGTGTTGTTTGCCAATGCTACCCTCGGCCCAGGTATTTTTCAAGAAGCAAGTAGAGAGGCAGAAACGCCCCGTTTGTTGACTCCCCTAAACGAAATTCTCGATAGGCAACCTTTCTTGCTGGGAAATGAATTCAGTGTTGCTGATGTGGCAGTGGGGTCTATTCTCAATTACATTTCCATGCTGTTGAAGCTAGACCTCAGTCCCTACCCAGCAGTGTTGAACTATATCAAACTGCTGTCTGAGCGTCCAGCTTTTCAAAAAAGCATTGGCGGCCGAGCTTAA
- the ebsA gene encoding type IV pilus biogenesis protein EbsA: MSIEQLQPATQQQASVYLPYIQGTRRNSLPFAISLYQKGVLEGQRKIEASDHIPFVATWNVATLPSDLTRCRVQFDGNADLSYELMMASFEFINFLIELMDNYKRYRVTDFSQPFYRKLLRIEE; encoded by the coding sequence ATGTCTATAGAGCAACTTCAGCCTGCTACTCAGCAACAAGCCAGTGTTTATTTACCCTACATTCAAGGCACAAGGCGCAATTCCCTACCCTTTGCCATCAGTCTCTATCAAAAAGGCGTCTTGGAGGGACAGCGCAAAATAGAAGCCAGCGATCATATTCCCTTTGTCGCTACCTGGAATGTGGCTACCTTACCGTCAGACTTAACGCGTTGCCGAGTACAGTTTGATGGCAACGCTGACCTCAGTTACGAACTGATGATGGCCAGTTTTGAGTTTATTAATTTTTTGATAGAACTTATGGACAACTACAAGCGCTATCGTGTGACTGATTTTTCACAACCTTTTTACCGCAAGCTGCTACGTATAGAAGAATAA
- a CDS encoding DNA recombination-mediator protein A: MSQSIDLINHDTLAQELATIQQTGSKRIALLGSRHVPITHQNLIEMMTYALVLSGNRIITSGATGTNSAAIRGATRADPNLLTVILPQSLERQPLESRQQLEQVMHLVENPSNDSLSLAEASYLCNKEIVSRCQQLICFAFHDSRTLLQTCQDAEEQRKVVTLFYFD, encoded by the coding sequence TTGAGCCAGTCAATAGACCTCATTAACCACGATACATTAGCGCAAGAACTGGCAACAATCCAGCAAACGGGTTCTAAGCGAATTGCCTTGCTGGGTTCGCGTCATGTCCCGATTACACATCAGAACCTGATTGAAATGATGACCTATGCCCTAGTTTTATCGGGTAATCGGATCATCACTTCTGGTGCTACAGGTACAAATTCTGCTGCCATCCGGGGAGCAACACGGGCCGATCCAAATTTGTTGACGGTAATTTTACCCCAAAGCTTGGAACGCCAGCCCCTTGAGTCGCGCCAGCAATTAGAACAGGTAATGCACTTGGTAGAAAATCCCAGTAATGATAGTCTATCCCTTGCTGAAGCTAGTTACCTGTGTAATAAGGAGATTGTCTCCCGTTGCCAGCAACTTATTTGCTTTGCGTTTCACGACAGTCGCACTCTGTTGCAAACTTGCCAAGACGCAGAAGAACAAAGAAAAGTAGTAACACTGTTCTACTTTGATTAG
- a CDS encoding phosphotransacetylase family protein: protein MPKSPKYLLIGSTETYSGKSATVLGLSYQLQQKGLDIAYGKPLGTCLNASGGSVIDEDVQFIAHSLNLSENRVTPMMLALDEINVQKRLRGEDKTDYQQYLTQQYLQMSRGDLVLLEGPGDLSEGNLFDLSLLQVAEVLDASVLLVCRYKSLLSVEALLSAKQRVGDRLIGVVINDIPAEQLETVDSLLRPFLEQRGISVLAMLPNNNLLRSVSVGELVKQLNADVLCRNDRLDLLVESLAIGAMNVSSAVKYFRKRRNMAVVTGGDRVEIQQAALETSTQCLILTGQLPPAPFILNRAEELEIPILSVDLDTLTTVEIVDRTFGQVRLHEPIKVQCIRQLMTEHFDIDRLLSKLGLTPAAALP from the coding sequence GTGCCAAAATCCCCTAAATATTTGCTGATTGGATCAACCGAGACTTACAGCGGTAAATCTGCAACTGTTCTGGGTTTGTCTTATCAGCTACAGCAAAAAGGACTGGATATCGCCTACGGCAAACCGCTAGGTACTTGTTTGAATGCGTCTGGTGGAAGTGTAATTGACGAAGATGTTCAGTTCATAGCTCATAGCCTGAATCTGTCAGAAAACCGCGTTACACCCATGATGCTGGCTTTAGACGAAATAAATGTCCAAAAACGCTTACGTGGAGAAGACAAAACCGATTATCAACAGTACCTAACACAGCAATATTTACAAATGTCGCGAGGAGATTTGGTACTGCTAGAAGGGCCTGGTGATTTGTCAGAAGGCAATTTGTTTGACTTGTCTTTGCTACAAGTGGCTGAAGTATTGGATGCATCTGTGCTATTGGTATGCCGTTACAAATCGCTACTTTCCGTTGAGGCGTTATTGTCTGCTAAGCAGCGTGTGGGCGATCGCCTGATTGGTGTTGTGATCAATGATATCCCTGCTGAACAACTAGAAACAGTTGACAGTCTCTTGCGCCCGTTTTTAGAACAGCGAGGTATTTCTGTGCTGGCAATGCTGCCAAACAACAATTTACTTCGTAGTGTCAGCGTTGGCGAACTGGTAAAACAATTAAATGCTGATGTTCTCTGTCGTAATGATCGCCTAGATTTATTGGTGGAAAGTCTGGCAATTGGCGCAATGAATGTCAGCTCTGCTGTGAAGTATTTCCGCAAACGCCGGAATATGGCAGTAGTCACAGGAGGCGATCGTGTGGAAATTCAGCAAGCCGCTTTGGAAACTTCTACCCAATGCTTAATCCTTACAGGACAACTACCACCCGCGCCCTTTATCCTCAATCGCGCTGAAGAGTTAGAAATTCCCATTTTGTCGGTTGACTTGGATACACTCACCACTGTAGAAATTGTTGACCGTACTTTTGGGCAAGTCCGTCTCCATGAACCGATTAAAGTTCAGTGCATTCGCCAGTTGATGACTGAGCATTTTGACATTGACCGCTTGTTATCTAAATTAGGTTTGACTCCCGCGGCAGCATTACCTTAG
- a CDS encoding YajQ family cyclic di-GMP-binding protein, whose protein sequence is MASTYSFDIVSDFDRQELVNAVDQVVRDIKSRYDLKDTQTTVELGEENITVGTDSEFTLESVHTILREKAAKRNLSQKIFDFGKVESASGNRVRQEIKLKKGISQEIAKQISKLIRDEFKKVQASIQGDAVRVSAKAKDDLQVVIQRLKQEDYPVALQFTNYR, encoded by the coding sequence ATGGCTTCTACTTATTCCTTTGACATTGTGAGCGACTTTGACCGCCAAGAATTGGTTAACGCTGTTGATCAAGTTGTGCGAGATATTAAAAGTCGTTACGACCTCAAAGATACTCAAACTACTGTCGAGTTAGGTGAAGAAAACATTACTGTTGGCACTGACAGTGAGTTTACTTTAGAGTCTGTACATACTATCCTGCGAGAAAAAGCCGCTAAGCGTAATCTCTCCCAAAAAATCTTTGATTTTGGCAAAGTCGAATCAGCCAGTGGGAATCGGGTACGTCAAGAAATCAAACTCAAAAAAGGCATTAGTCAGGAAATCGCTAAACAAATTTCTAAATTGATTCGAGACGAATTCAAGAAGGTACAAGCTTCAATTCAAGGTGATGCTGTCCGGGTTTCTGCCAAAGCTAAAGATGACTTGCAAGTTGTCATTCAGCGGCTGAAACAAGAAGACTACCCCGTTGCTTTGCAATTTACAAATTATCGTTGA